One genomic region from Patagioenas fasciata isolate bPatFas1 chromosome 24, bPatFas1.hap1, whole genome shotgun sequence encodes:
- the JAML gene encoding junctional adhesion molecule-like isoform X2 — MGTDRLHLAVLPGLILLSLSPAERCSGSAGWVFTEPQLRARAGDSVLLQCLFLEPATKGWTMDKVDWLRMAGPGVQKEEMVFYYYSNRSIPVGRFRDRAQWQGDVSRWNGSIQLRDVQVTDSGTYVCEIRLLKHSSIFKNRTVLHVSPTGQRGRGAAGAQDSAAPGHPVLWPVTVGCACVAVVLAFLAGLSLRKRSAANTTLERTENGVSKNKAEVRAEEALYSSIPGAEVPKAEQDAKKRRKAEETYITMHPSSFRENGVYVELAKRAIPAEWTGEDRQGDGQSEEPYSTPEAALPWAPEGQK; from the exons ATGGGGACAGACCGGCTGCATCTGGCCGTCCTCCCTGGACTCATCCTGCTGTCCTTGTCCCCGGCAGAGCGATGCAGCGGATCGGCCGGCTGGGTGTTCACGGAGCCTCAGCTCCGAGCCAGAGCTGGGGACTCTGTTCTGCTGCAGTGCCTCTTCCTAGAGCCAGCGACCAAGGGCTGGACCATGGACAAAGTGGACTGGCTGCGCATGGCAGGGCCCGGCGTGCAGAAG GAGGAGATGGTGTTTTATTACTACAGCAACCGTAGCATCCCTGTGGGCCGTTTCCGGGACCGGGCGCAGTGGCAAGGGGACGTCTCCCGCTGGAATGGCTCTATCCAGCTGCGGGACGTGCAGGTGACGGACAGCGGCACGTACGTGTGCGAGATCCGGCTGCTCAAGCACAGCAGCATCTTCAAGAACCGCACGGTGCTGCACGTCAGCCCCACGGGACAGAGAG gacgaggagcagcAGGTGCCCAGGACTCTGCGGCCCCGGGACACCCTGTCCTGTGGCCCGTGACCGTGGGCTGTGCCTGCGTGGCCGTCGTGCTGGCTTTCCTGGCCGGACTCAGCCTGAGGAAGAG GTCTGCAGCCAACACCACCCTGGAGAGGACCGAAAATGGAGTCAGCAAGAACAAAGCAGAGGTGAGAGCTGAG GAAGCGCTTTACTCCTCAATCCCTGGAGCTGAGGTACCCAAGGCTGAACAGGAtgcaaagaagaggaggaaagccgAGGAGACCTATATAACCATG caTCCCTCTTCCTTCCGGGAGAACGGCGTCTACgtggagctggccaagagggccaTCCCAGCAGAATGGACGGGAGAGGACAGACAGGGTGATGGACAAAGCGAGGAACCCTACAGCACACCAGAGGCGGCACTTCCCTGGGCTCCAGAGGGTCAGAAGTAG
- the JAML gene encoding junctional adhesion molecule-like isoform X3, with amino-acid sequence MKVLLSLTLVLTWQERCSGSAGWVFTEPQLRARAGDSVLLQCLFLEPATKGWTMDKVDWLRMAGPGVQKEEMVFYYYSNRSIPVGRFRDRAQWQGDVSRWNGSIQLRDVQVTDSGTYVCEIRLLKHSSIFKNRTVLHVSPTGQRAGRGAAGAQDSAAPGHPVLWPVTVGCACVAVVLAFLAGLSLRKRSAANTTLERTENGVSKNKAEVRAEEALYSSIPGAEVPKAEQDAKKRRKAEETYITMHPSSFRENGVYVELAKRAIPAEWTGEDRQGDGQSEEPYSTPEAALPWAPEGQK; translated from the exons ATGAAGGTGTTGCTGAGCCTGACTCTGGTGCTGACATGGCAGG AGCGATGCAGCGGATCGGCCGGCTGGGTGTTCACGGAGCCTCAGCTCCGAGCCAGAGCTGGGGACTCTGTTCTGCTGCAGTGCCTCTTCCTAGAGCCAGCGACCAAGGGCTGGACCATGGACAAAGTGGACTGGCTGCGCATGGCAGGGCCCGGCGTGCAGAAG GAGGAGATGGTGTTTTATTACTACAGCAACCGTAGCATCCCTGTGGGCCGTTTCCGGGACCGGGCGCAGTGGCAAGGGGACGTCTCCCGCTGGAATGGCTCTATCCAGCTGCGGGACGTGCAGGTGACGGACAGCGGCACGTACGTGTGCGAGATCCGGCTGCTCAAGCACAGCAGCATCTTCAAGAACCGCACGGTGCTGCACGTCAGCCCCACGGGACAGAGAG caggacgaggagcagcAGGTGCCCAGGACTCTGCGGCCCCGGGACACCCTGTCCTGTGGCCCGTGACCGTGGGCTGTGCCTGCGTGGCCGTCGTGCTGGCTTTCCTGGCCGGACTCAGCCTGAGGAAGAG GTCTGCAGCCAACACCACCCTGGAGAGGACCGAAAATGGAGTCAGCAAGAACAAAGCAGAGGTGAGAGCTGAG GAAGCGCTTTACTCCTCAATCCCTGGAGCTGAGGTACCCAAGGCTGAACAGGAtgcaaagaagaggaggaaagccgAGGAGACCTATATAACCATG caTCCCTCTTCCTTCCGGGAGAACGGCGTCTACgtggagctggccaagagggccaTCCCAGCAGAATGGACGGGAGAGGACAGACAGGGTGATGGACAAAGCGAGGAACCCTACAGCACACCAGAGGCGGCACTTCCCTGGGCTCCAGAGGGTCAGAAGTAG
- the MPZL3 gene encoding myelin protein zero-like protein 3 yields MRCGAAAAAGRLLLLPRAVLLLLGVCNALSLEIIASSKVRAFVGEQVSLKCSFKSSSHITESLTVDWTYQPLTGGQMETIFHYQSVPYPTTVGKFKGRISWLGNVAKGDASIAIQSPAVSDNGTFICSVKNPPDVYHNIPQTTLIVTERGLSFQLTSAALLSILVFLPSIVVVVLLLVRMGRKFGVLKEKKKPGCKKSSIEVSDEPEQAEPDSCLGKLKNWCLNCVDTDEEDPY; encoded by the exons ATGCGGTGCGGGGCGGCAGCGGCCGccggccgcctcctcctccttccgCGGGCCGTCCTGCTGCTGCTCG GTGTCTGCAATGCCCTTTCCCTGGAAATTATAGCCAGTTCTAAAGTGCGAGCTTTCGTTGGTGAGCAAGTGTCGCTGAAATGCTCATTCAAATCCAGTTCTCACATCACCGAGAGCCTGACAGTGGACTGGACATACCAGCCCCTCACAGGCGGTCAGATGGAGACG ATTTTTCATTATCAGTCTGTTCCCTACCCAACAACAGTGGGAAAGTTCAAAGGCAGGATATCCTGGCTTGGGAACGTGGCCAAGGGCGATGCTTCCATTGCCATCCAAAGCCCAGCAGTGAGTGACAATGGGACGTTCATCTGCAGCGTGAAGAATCCTCCGGACGTGTACCACAACATTCCTCAGACAACGCTGATAGTTACAGAGAGGG GCCTTTCCTTCCAGCTGACTTCAGCGGCGCTGCTGTCCATTTTAGTGTTTCTCCCTTCCATCGTTGTGGTCGTCCTGCTGTTGgtgaggatgggaaggaaatttggagtgctaaaggagaaaaaaaagcctgGCTGCAAGAAATCCTCCATTGAAGTGTCCGATGA GCCTGAGCAGGCAGAGCCGGACAGCTGCTTGGGAAAGCTCAAGAACTGGTGTCTGAACTGCGTG GACACGGATGAGGAAGACCCCTACTGA
- the JAML gene encoding junctional adhesion molecule-like isoform X1 — MGTDRLHLAVLPGLILLSLSPAERCSGSAGWVFTEPQLRARAGDSVLLQCLFLEPATKGWTMDKVDWLRMAGPGVQKEEMVFYYYSNRSIPVGRFRDRAQWQGDVSRWNGSIQLRDVQVTDSGTYVCEIRLLKHSSIFKNRTVLHVSPTGQRAGRGAAGAQDSAAPGHPVLWPVTVGCACVAVVLAFLAGLSLRKRSAANTTLERTENGVSKNKAEVRAEEALYSSIPGAEVPKAEQDAKKRRKAEETYITMHPSSFRENGVYVELAKRAIPAEWTGEDRQGDGQSEEPYSTPEAALPWAPEGQK; from the exons ATGGGGACAGACCGGCTGCATCTGGCCGTCCTCCCTGGACTCATCCTGCTGTCCTTGTCCCCGGCAGAGCGATGCAGCGGATCGGCCGGCTGGGTGTTCACGGAGCCTCAGCTCCGAGCCAGAGCTGGGGACTCTGTTCTGCTGCAGTGCCTCTTCCTAGAGCCAGCGACCAAGGGCTGGACCATGGACAAAGTGGACTGGCTGCGCATGGCAGGGCCCGGCGTGCAGAAG GAGGAGATGGTGTTTTATTACTACAGCAACCGTAGCATCCCTGTGGGCCGTTTCCGGGACCGGGCGCAGTGGCAAGGGGACGTCTCCCGCTGGAATGGCTCTATCCAGCTGCGGGACGTGCAGGTGACGGACAGCGGCACGTACGTGTGCGAGATCCGGCTGCTCAAGCACAGCAGCATCTTCAAGAACCGCACGGTGCTGCACGTCAGCCCCACGGGACAGAGAG caggacgaggagcagcAGGTGCCCAGGACTCTGCGGCCCCGGGACACCCTGTCCTGTGGCCCGTGACCGTGGGCTGTGCCTGCGTGGCCGTCGTGCTGGCTTTCCTGGCCGGACTCAGCCTGAGGAAGAG GTCTGCAGCCAACACCACCCTGGAGAGGACCGAAAATGGAGTCAGCAAGAACAAAGCAGAGGTGAGAGCTGAG GAAGCGCTTTACTCCTCAATCCCTGGAGCTGAGGTACCCAAGGCTGAACAGGAtgcaaagaagaggaggaaagccgAGGAGACCTATATAACCATG caTCCCTCTTCCTTCCGGGAGAACGGCGTCTACgtggagctggccaagagggccaTCCCAGCAGAATGGACGGGAGAGGACAGACAGGGTGATGGACAAAGCGAGGAACCCTACAGCACACCAGAGGCGGCACTTCCCTGGGCTCCAGAGGGTCAGAAGTAG